The Pseudomonas oryzicola genomic sequence TGCTCATTTCGGTCATCGCGGCCCCCTGTAGATCAGGTAGGCCATGTAGGCGAGGGCGATCATGGCATCAGCTCCTTGGGCACCTGGACGGTATCGCCGAGCATGTGGGCTACGATTGCACGACAGACCGCAACCAGAGCCGTTTCGCCTTTCTGGCCTAACGGGTGACCCCATTCGGTGTTGGCATTCCAGGGGCCTGATTTGTTCTCCAGCGGCGCGCCAAGATCAAGCTTGTACTTATCGATCAAAGGGCCGCCCAGCGCCCAGTCCTCCCACGGGTTGAAGCGTTTGGTGTGTTCGATGGCCTGACCTTGGTACCGCGCAAACACCCGCCACGGAACGCCGTTGTAGCCGGGCGGGGCCAGTTGCAGGTCCAGGCCTTCTGCCTTTCCTACTGCCCAGCCCAAGGCCTCGCCGACCAGGTTGGATACCCTCACTTCGATCAGGTCGGTCATGGCGCCACCTGCTGTGCGGCCAAGCGCTTTCTGCGTTGTTCCTGGCCCTGCCGCTCGTGCG encodes the following:
- a CDS encoding DUF2591 domain-containing protein gives rise to the protein MTDLIEVRVSNLVGEALGWAVGKAEGLDLQLAPPGYNGVPWRVFARYQGQAIEHTKRFNPWEDWALGGPLIDKYKLDLGAPLENKSGPWNANTEWGHPLGQKGETALVAVCRAIVAHMLGDTVQVPKELMP